In the genome of Podospora pseudocomata strain CBS 415.72m chromosome 7, whole genome shotgun sequence, the window agggggggaaggaggggggataaAGAAGTGATGGAGTTGGGTGTGAGGCAGAGGTGCCGGGTCAGGACAAAATGCATGGCGTAGATCGCCAGCGCTCGCTTGACGATGGCGGAGTCGGTTTTGTGGGCGTAGgtgtggatgatggagaggatTTTCCGGGGTATGTCGGTGTGTCGAAGGTTGGAGGTGACCAGGGAGGCGTATTCTGGCTCGGAGACGATGGAGGCGATGTACTCTTTGATCTTGCGTTTGAGTTCTTCTCTCtgggcgccggtggtggcttTGACGTCGAGGCCGATGGGGGCTGAGCCGCGGGCTTGGAGGTCGACGGTGTTGTGGCCTGTTTGGAGGTGGTAGTGCCGGAGGACGTCCGCTGACAGAGATCGCGGAGTAAAAAACTTGGCTTTGATCTGGAGGCGGGCggagaggccgaggccggAGAAGAGCTCGACTGTGCAGGGGCGTTCGACGCCGTcgagggtgaaggaggagacgtTTGTTTCGATGAATTGGGTGATTTCTTCTTTGCGGAAGTGGCGGCGGATGAAATCTGGAAACAGAACAGGCATGAAGTCGGGGAACTGCCAGCAGACAGCTTGGGGGACCTGATGGGTGAGCTTGACGCAGTTGCGGCATGGTCGTTCCATATCGCATTTGACCTTTCGGGCATGGCAACAGAAACAAGCGCCCTTTCGTCGGACTTGAAGGGCAGATTGTTTGGTGTCCGTCGCCAACGGTCCCTTCCTCCCACGCTGTGAAGGTCTCAACGCCTCGAAACACTCGAAGGGATTGCTCTGCTGGTTTGGATTTGTCGACTGACTTTGAGCATGCGCATTAATTGTCGACGGCGTCACAATCAAAAACTTGGCCTGTCCTGAAGTGCTCCCCGAACTCGAAGGCGTCGGGCTTGGTGATTTACTCTTCCCCTTTGCAGTCTGCAGCTGCCCCTGAGAAGCAGTCTGCAGCTGCCCCTGAGAAGCAGCCAGCCGCGCACTCAACGTCGAGGAACTCATCGAATCCGTCGGGCTGGCCTTCCGCTTCGTTACTCGATAACTATTCCCTGCACTCCCCGATGGCCCTTTGTTACTCTTCCTCACTGGTATCGGCGCCGactttggctgctgctgctctggcaccacaaccccctgcTCCCACCGGATCACCATCCCGGGGCTCTTCGGCGGTGTGCTCGCCGGCGGGCTCAAACTAGGCGTATACTCGATATAACTTGGCGGGCTAGGTGAAACCGTCTCAAAATCAAAACTCGGATCTTCAATCACGAAAATCCCTGGGCTGGAGTTTGCGCTGGTGaccaggttgttgttgttgttaggTGGCCCGGTAGTAATCGTCGGCCTGTTAATCAACTCTGGTGTTGTCGTTATCACCGTCTGCGTAGTATGTCCGGCTCTCAAGTTAAACGGCTCCCAAGGTCCCGACTGTGCCGAGGTGTCAAAGTTGATCTCTCCTAGCCCTTCCATCCCAAGAAAGctctgttgttggtgttggtgttgctgctgctccaacaCAGGAATAACTCCCGCAAAGGCGCTGTTATACAACCCGAAATCTGCTATCACATCAacatccctcctctcccatctcatcccatcaGCGTACTCACCTGTATCAAACataaaaccccctcccatattccccaccgtccccatcccccccatttgtcccaacccatccccgACCTGCGCGCCCAAAAACTCGCCCCCCAAGTCAACATAACTCCCCGAGTAACTACTCCCCTGCCCCTGACTGAGCTGTTCATGGCTGTTGATCGGGCTCACCGGACCACCAATACTCGTCTGCCCCAGCATAGCCCACGAACTGCCCAAACTGTTGCTCAGACTTGCCGGACTGGTCATGAAGCTCCCCCCTCCAGCGCCGGTGCCCACcggcgatggtgatgtgCCATCgccgatggtggtgtggacGGCGGCCCAGAAGGCTTGTTCGTCTTCGGGATCGAGGTTGTAGTCGGacgagaggggggaggttcCCGGGGCGGAGGCAACCGAGGCCATGGCTGCTGTATAGAATGTACCGTTATCTTTTTaaagccttcttcttgttggtgccAGATATACGTGATGGGTTTTTGCGCGCGCGCTTGGATAGACGTTCAAGATATGTACCGGGGCGGTATCTCGTCGTGGCACTTCGTACAGGCAATTCAGTCGCAGTCGCAAAAAGTGTTCGTCCGCTCAATATCTCACACAATAAAATCACATACACCCAACAAAGCAGTTCAACAAGACCGCGAATACGTTGCCCAAGTTCGAAAAATGATAAACTGTATATTCTCTCCAAAACgtgggggaagaaggaaaggtAGGTCATATCCCATCCCACGAAATCGCATGAACCACCCCTCAGCCTCCCCGCTATCCCCAAATCAGCGACCGAACCGTTGCACCTCTCCCGCCTACCGCCAAGCCCCAGGACTCGACCCCCCCCAAAGCGCGCTAAACCCAATTCGATTACCGATGGGCCTCGGTGTGGCACAACAGGCGACCGACCGTCATACCGAGCGTCTTTATTTCAGACAAAACATTTCTCTTTTCGCATCATATGCCCACCTGTCGTGTACGCACTTTATCAATCATGACGAAAAACACTCAAGGTTCATATTGATTGATACCTTGACTCttttgccttgccttgccttgcccCGAGCCAAACCGTCGGTAACCACTTCAAGTAACGGTAGGTAACCTTTCACAaagtcaccatcatcacccactgcacaacatcaacaagagACAGAGAGTATCACGACAAAAACGTATCAGATTTTGAAACAAAGCGTAGGTTAGCAACGCGGCTCCATAAAACGCTTTCTTTCATCAAAGCCTCCATACAACAAGTAGATATataatatatatatatggcATGCAAACGCAGAAACGACTGTAACCTCCCATCTCTCAATGGTGATGATGTACGCGCAAAAAAAGCAGATAGCCTCCCTCCTTTCTCcaaagcaaaaaaacaacaacagatAGCCACTCCCTTGTCTTCAACATGAAtagcaaaacaaaacaaaaaaagcaGATAACCTCCCTTTCTGTCTTCGAGTGTCAAAGCAAGAGCAAAAAGTCAGATAGCCTCTCTCAGCAGTTAGAAAGTAAAAAAGAAGCAGCAAATCAGAATAACCTCCCTCCAGTCTTCAAGATGCGCAGcgcagaagaaaaaaaagcagaTAGCCATCCCAACCTCTGTccaacccaccccaccaGCACACCCCCTTACAAAAGACTCCTcgccaacacacacacaataCAACAAAACAGACAAAACAATGCTC includes:
- a CDS encoding hypothetical protein (COG:S; EggNog:ENOG503NYG0) is translated as MASVASAPGTSPLSSDYNLDPEDEQAFWAAVHTTIGDGTSPSPVGTGAGGGSFMTSPASLSNSLGSSWAMLGQTSIGGPVSPINSHEQLSQGQGSSYSGSYVDLGGEFLGAQVGDGLGQMGGMGTVGNMGGGFMFDTDFGLYNSAFAGVIPVLEQQQHQHQQQSFLGMEGLGEINFDTSAQSGPWEPFNLRAGHTTQTVITTTPELINRPTITTGPPNNNNNLVTSANSSPGIFVIEDPSFDFETVSPSPPSYIEYTPSLSPPASTPPKSPGMVIRWEQGVVVPEQQQPKSAPIPVRKSNKGPSGSAGNSYRVTKRKASPTDSMSSSTLSARLAASQGQLQTAKGKSKSPSPTPSSSGSTSGQAKFLIVTPSTINAHAQSQSTNPNQQSNPFECFEALRPSQRGRKGPLATDTKQSALQVRRKGACFCCHARKVKCDMERPCRNCVKLTHQVPQAVCWQFPDFMPVLFPDFIRRHFRKEEITQFIETNVSSFTLDGVERPCTVELFSGLGLSARLQIKAKFFTPRSLSADVLRHYHLQTGHNTVDLQARGSAPIGLDVKATTGAQREELKRKIKEYIASIVSEPEYASLVTSNLRHTDIPRKILSIIHTYAHKTDSAIVKRALAIYAMHFVLTRHLCLTPNSITSLSPLLPPLDPSNPWVTPRLLNRQLKALIDDILTREMQLLFESFSKSLKPKLRKEWAPCLAAFLVLCLFMESVETAADNFVISDNEISLRNGERPTLKRGFALGVNREIEQLPFRQFGIMFHMVYQTYSREVSQRSFNPLEEGWVDEANKVEDKLLGREEEEMVRGLRRLMSLEDYDAWSELDFLTADPILPNVEEHPYPRDVGFNYTGRLVAKFLLSFQQEKYIIGESP